From the Rhizomicrobium palustre genome, the window CAGGAGACGATTGCTTTGAAGTGTACTGTGCCAAAAAATTGCAATAACACCATCGTCGCTACGAGCGTGGTAACGATCCTTGGGAGCTAGTCCTACTATATTCGACGTCCGTATATGCTCAAGTTTTTGGTATAGCGAACGCATTCATCCTCTGCCGCGGGTCGCGCTCAAGTTCGGTTTAGGCGAGGGTGGGTATGCCCCGCCTTTGACGTTTCGGCGTTCGCAGCTCCGAGCGTGGCTGCGCCTCGTCCCATGTTTGTGCTGGATGCGGCGGATGGCAGATCGAAAAATCGTTCTGCGCCATTAGCTGGGCCGCTACTCTGGAAGGCGATCAGGAACAGTGAAGTGAAAGCAGGCCCCGCCCCCGGGCGCCACATCGACCCAGATGGTGCCGCCGTGTGATTCGACGATGGAGCGGCAAATCGACAGCCCGATGCCCATGCCTTCTGCCTTGGTTGTCACGAACGGGCTGAATAGCCGGTCGGCGATTTCCGGCGGCAATCCGGGACCACTGTCGCTAACGGCAATTTCTATCCAATATTCTTCCTTGCGTTTGGTCGAAATGATGATTTCACGGCGGCCACTGTCCACCATCGCTTCGGCCGCATTGCGGAAGAGATTGACGAGCACTTGTTCGATCTGGACCCGGTTTATCATCGCCTCTTCGACAGAACTGTCGAGCAGGAATTGGATCTTGGTTTCATCCTTGTTATCGAACAAGGCCAGCGCATAGGCTTCTTTCAGGACTTCATCCAGCGGTTCGAGCAAACGGTCGGTCGTCCCTCGTGCGGTGAAATCGCGCAAATTGCGAATGACATCCGCAGCCCTGCGGGCTTGGCGCAACGCCTTATCTACTAGATCACTCAGCGTTTCGAGCGCTACCGGCGCGGCGAGGCTGCGTTTAGCCACGTTGAGGTAATTCATCACGGCCGCAAGTGGCTGATTGAGCTCATGGGAAAGGGCGGTGCCCATCTGCCCCATGACGCTCTGCCGGGAGAATTTGGCCAGCTGGTTCTGCAGCTCGCGATAGCGTGCCTCGGCGACTTTTTGTTCGGTGATGTCGTACACGGTGCAGATGATGCGCCCGACATCGCCCCGCTGCATGGAGCTGAGTTCACCCTCGGCGCGCACGAAACGCTTCGCCCCATCGAGTGAATGAAGCCGGAACTCGACCGGTCGGGGATCGTCACCCTGCTTGAGCAGGGTAAGCCAGTCGCGGTAATGCGCAATGTCGTCGCCGTCGACGAAATGCGCAACACCATCGGGAGCCGGCGGCCGCCTGTCCGCAGACAGGCCACACATGCGGTACATCTGATCGGACCAGCGCTCGGTACCCGAGGCTAGATCGAGTTGCCAGCTTCCCATGCCTGCAATGCGCTGCGCTTGGTTCAGCCGCTCTTCGGCTTCGCGATAGGCGGTGGTGCGTTCTGCGACCCGCTTTTCGAGATCCTCATTGGCCGTTCGAAGTTTGTAGGCCACGTCGCGCCAGC encodes:
- a CDS encoding ATP-binding protein gives rise to the protein MSAAPARNIASRQRYRRALRDYVRKPADESSLETGLELGRSILEEGHSLVDLLAIHYKAVSSDVLHSDEVSKKVERANEFLTQVAAPYEMAYLGWRDVAYKLRTANEDLEKRVAERTTAYREAEERLNQAQRIAGMGSWQLDLASGTERWSDQMYRMCGLSADRRPPAPDGVAHFVDGDDIAHYRDWLTLLKQGDDPRPVEFRLHSLDGAKRFVRAEGELSSMQRGDVGRIICTVYDITEQKVAEARYRELQNQLAKFSRQSVMGQMGTALSHELNQPLAAVMNYLNVAKRSLAAPVALETLSDLVDKALRQARRAADVIRNLRDFTARGTTDRLLEPLDEVLKEAYALALFDNKDETKIQFLLDSSVEEAMINRVQIEQVLVNLFRNAAEAMVDSGRREIIISTKRKEEYWIEIAVSDSGPGLPPEIADRLFSPFVTTKAEGMGIGLSICRSIVESHGGTIWVDVAPGGGACFHFTVPDRLPE